GCGGGCGTGTCACATCCACCAACGCCTGCCAAACGATCCGTGCCCGATCTGTTGAGCGCTCTCAGTCGGCATCGCGCGCAGCGACGCCGGCGCGTCAGGGCGGCGACTTTGCTTCATGCCGTCACGAGAGCCAAACAGCGTATGCAGCACTGTTTAAGCTCGTGTCGACTATGATCGTGCGGGTCTGTCACAGAGCTGATTTGTAGACCTCAATCGTTTCGGCGCAAACACGCGAGATGGTTAAATATTGTATCTGGTTCTGGCTTTGGATTTTCCAGAACGCCAGTTGTTGCGGATCGTCCAGTAACCGCAACATCTCACGTGCAAGGGCGTCTGGCCTTCGCGCGGGCACAAGAATACCGGCCTTTCCATCGTTCAACAGCTGCGGAATTCCATCGACGTCGGTCGCGATCACTGCACAACCCGCCTCTCTTGCTTCGGAGATCACGAGCGGTGCAGGGTCCGCATGGGAGGGCAGAACGAAGATATCCGCCGCGGCCAAATAGGAAACTGGCTGCTGGATTGTCCCAAGGAACTCGACCGAATTTGCGCTGGACAGATCGGAAACATATTTAGTGTATGTGTCGATCATAGGGCCGCCCCCGACAATATATAATTTGCAATTCGGCCTGGATCGATAGACAATTTCGAAGGCATCGAATAGATCAATCAAGCCTTTTCTAGGATGAAGTCCTCCTACGAACATGACATTGGGCTTTGAAAGAGAGACTTGCTTGCGATCCACACTTTTCAATCGGGCGGAACCAATTGTGCCGTTCAGCACGACCGCAAGCTTCTTTTCCTTAATGCCTCGCCTAGACATCGACTTTTTCACGGCCTCGCTAACTGCGATGACCTTCTTGCCAAGCCCCATCAAGATGGAGCTTCGTTCGAACTCGTTGTGTACAGTTGTAATTAAAGGAATGCCAAGCATCATGCAGGATGGCCACGCCAGGACTGCACTGGTCATCATATGCGCATGCACAATATCGGGGCGATCCTTTCGCAACAACCGATAAAACGCCAGCATCTCAGATGGAACGAGATGTATCTTTCGCCGATGAGCGAGGTATCTCGTTCCAACTTTGTTGTCCTGCAGCAAATCGTCAAAGTCACCGCCGGCGCTAGCGATGAGAACAGCATGATCTAGTCGCGCCTGCTCGCATGCCAGGTCGACCGCAGCATGGACATGCCCATTTGATTTCTTTGTATGGTTAAGAATATGGATGATTTTCATCGGAACTGACTTTAAGCTCCTCAGCAGATAGTTTGTAGCAAATGGGAAAATTCAGTCCGCCATCTTAGTCGACTCATTCAGCGGCTATTAGGTTAACAAACGGCCTTTCGACGAAGTTGGATGGCGGTACAGATAAGACAGCTGGACCAACGCTTGATTTACCCACGTCCATTAATATTGTTCTCGGCAATTGCCAACCCGTCACAACGATCGGCCGATGAGTTTTTAATGGGCCGCGAGGAATGAATTGGCTTAGAACTGAGATCGATCAACTACATGATCGGTTCGATCCAACAACAAAACAACACCGATCAGCATTTATTAAGGCGACTCGCCAGTTTAAGTATTGACCGTTCGCAAAACTTCAATTGCATATGACGCGAATTGAGCAGATTATCCGACTCTCACTCGCGCATACGCGAGTTTTTATGCTCTCGTCTTATCAAGGAAACTTATAAATTCATCGTTCCAAAATTCATTTCCTGAAAATTGCTTGCTATAGGCTAAGATGGCGGGGATTGATATTTGAACGTTCATTAGCTCTTGCTCAGCCCGATCATTTAAGGGTCCGTCAGAAGGCCGGTTCGTCGAAGGAGGCTGTTGAGCCGGTTATCTTGTGCTTGCTAACGAGGTTTCGCGCCTTGCTGTGGTAACGCTTCGCAAGCCGCCTCAACGCGCAAGAGGCGCAGTGCCTCGGCATGCGCCCAGGCCATGCCGAATGGCGGAGACCAGCCAGCTGCGGCAATCTTGTTCGCGGGGAAGCGCATACGCCACAGCGGGTTGCGCAATGGCAGGCGGCGGAAACGCGCAAAGTCGCGAACCCAATCGACCGCAGGCGGCACGGGCGGTACCTTAAAGCGTAAGTCGCCGGTCGCATCATACGCCTTAAGCATAAAATCGGCGTGCGTCGGCGTCGCGAAATGGTCCTCGCCTACATTGAAGGTCTCGAAGCTCCCGGCAGGGCCAACGCCGGAGAGCCCCCGCTCCATCGCCCACAGGATCGCATCTGAGACGTCGCCCACGTAGACGTGGTGCGCGTGACGGTGGGCCGCAATGACGCGTTTCGAACGGGGCCAATCACGGATTTCAATGAGTTCTGGGAGACCCACGACTACCGTCGGGCGCAGCGCCACGTAGCGGGTCAGACGTGCCTCGGCGGCCAACGCAAGCTCGCCAGCGAGTTTCGTGCGGCCGTAGGCTCGGGTCTGGTCGATGGCCCAGTACTCGTTGGGCACGTCTCGATCGGCAGTCAGCACGGGGGCGTCCTCAGACATGATGCGACCGCGGCCACTGCCATAAACGGCGACTGAGCTGGTGTAGACGAAGGTGCGCACCTGAGCCCGCTCGCCCGCTGCGGCGAGCAGCCGAGTCGCCTCGACATTGGCCTGCGGCATGCGAGCAGGGTCGTGCATCTCGGCAGCAATGTGGAGGATTGCATCACAGCCCTCGACCAGAGCATCGTAGCCATCTTGGCGCAAAAGGTCGAAATGCCGCCATTCGAGCCCCGGCGCACGTGAGTCTAAGGGTAGGGACTTGGACGTCGTCGCTCGCACCCGGTAACCCCGCGCAGCGAGGTCGGCTAATACAACTCGGCCGATGCGCCCGGTGGCACCGGTGAGCAAGACCCGTATTGGGTTCTGTTCGCCGGCCGGCGAAGTGCAAATGGCGGGCGGGCGGGCAGACCGGACACGGGCCTTGAGGCCGTCGGCCAAGCGCAGAGAGGTTGCCACGATCATCTGCGTTGGATTGGCGTGGCCGGCCGTGGGAAAGGTCGAGGAGCCGGCGACGTAGAGCCCGTCGACCCCGTGGACCTGATGATCTGCGTCCACCACGCCCATGGTCGGATCGTCCGCCATCCGCGTTGCCCCGGTCGGGTGGCCGACGTCGGTGATCGAGTCCGGGAAAGGTGCTTGGTGCCGCACCCAAGGTTCGAGTTCAGGAACCGGAAGTCCCATCGCCGCGAAGCTGTCGCGGGCGACTTCGGCCATGCGGCGCATGGAACGCTCTTCGTCCGGATGTACACGCCAGTCGATGCGGGGCAGCCGCGAGCCGAAACGGTCGCGCCGGTCCGACAAAGTAATCCGGCTATCAGGATCCGGCCGTTGCTCGCACATCGCGTCAAGCGTCAGGGACGAGAGCTTGCGGGGAAAGCCGTTTGCCTGAACGAAATACTGATGTAAACCACGCACCAGCAGGCCTGGACTGGCCGCTAGCACGCCGACGTCTTCGCTCAACTTGGCGCGTCCCGAGGCGATGCGCTTAAGCGCCTCAAGGGGGTCGCCCGGTGCGACTTCCTCTCCGAGCCAGGCCGCGACGTTGAGCAATCCTTCCTCGCGCTGCAATTGCGGGCTCAACCGCAGGCCGGCCCGGAACAGGTTGCCGCGCACGGTGAAGCGCCCGAAGCGGCGCTCAACCTCTCTCGAGCTCTCGACCGGGAAGGACGCGATTGAGCCGCGGGGATGGTCCATGAGATAGCGGCCGACGAGGTCGCGGTCGTTGCCCAGGCCGCCTTTGACCACGCTATCTGATGAGAGGAGCAGGCGTGGGTTTTCGATGCCACCCGCACACAACACAACGGTGCGGGCCGGTATCGTGAACCGTTGTCCGTCAGGCGCGGCAACAATAACCGAGGAAACGGCCTTACCGGATTCGACCGGATCGATCCGGATCACGGTGGCGTTTGTCAGCAACGTGAAGTTGGGGCCAAGCCGATCGTCAATA
The sequence above is drawn from the Methylobacterium mesophilicum SR1.6/6 genome and encodes:
- a CDS encoding glycosyltransferase family 4 protein gives rise to the protein MKIIHILNHTKKSNGHVHAAVDLACEQARLDHAVLIASAGGDFDDLLQDNKVGTRYLAHRRKIHLVPSEMLAFYRLLRKDRPDIVHAHMMTSAVLAWPSCMMLGIPLITTVHNEFERSSILMGLGKKVIAVSEAVKKSMSRRGIKEKKLAVVLNGTIGSARLKSVDRKQVSLSKPNVMFVGGLHPRKGLIDLFDAFEIVYRSRPNCKLYIVGGGPMIDTYTKYVSDLSSANSVEFLGTIQQPVSYLAAADIFVLPSHADPAPLVISEAREAGCAVIATDVDGIPQLLNDGKAGILVPARRPDALAREMLRLLDDPQQLAFWKIQSQNQIQYLTISRVCAETIEVYKSAL
- a CDS encoding GMC oxidoreductase, with amino-acid sequence MRIIDLRTAGGQATAAVEGSDVCIVGSGPAGSTIARELTRSGLRVTMLESGSHERQSDADALDEVENIGRARLSVDDQWHVRNRIIGGSSHTWGGRCAAFDEIDFEHRPWVPASGWPFRREILVPFLERSAEYLGLVSGEGFSDDRFWRLANRQAPAAPDPRLLLPFFWQFSRDGEHAYRFEYMRFGPRIDDRLGPNFTLLTNATVIRIDPVESGKAVSSVIVAAPDGQRFTIPARTVVLCAGGIENPRLLLSSDSVVKGGLGNDRDLVGRYLMDHPRGSIASFPVESSREVERRFGRFTVRGNLFRAGLRLSPQLQREEGLLNVAAWLGEEVAPGDPLEALKRIASGRAKLSEDVGVLAASPGLLVRGLHQYFVQANGFPRKLSSLTLDAMCEQRPDPDSRITLSDRRDRFGSRLPRIDWRVHPDEERSMRRMAEVARDSFAAMGLPVPELEPWVRHQAPFPDSITDVGHPTGATRMADDPTMGVVDADHQVHGVDGLYVAGSSTFPTAGHANPTQMIVATSLRLADGLKARVRSARPPAICTSPAGEQNPIRVLLTGATGRIGRVVLADLAARGYRVRATTSKSLPLDSRAPGLEWRHFDLLRQDGYDALVEGCDAILHIAAEMHDPARMPQANVEATRLLAAAGERAQVRTFVYTSSVAVYGSGRGRIMSEDAPVLTADRDVPNEYWAIDQTRAYGRTKLAGELALAAEARLTRYVALRPTVVVGLPELIEIRDWPRSKRVIAAHRHAHHVYVGDVSDAILWAMERGLSGVGPAGSFETFNVGEDHFATPTHADFMLKAYDATGDLRFKVPPVPPAVDWVRDFARFRRLPLRNPLWRMRFPANKIAAAGWSPPFGMAWAHAEALRLLRVEAACEALPQQGAKPR